The following proteins come from a genomic window of Oncorhynchus keta strain PuntledgeMale-10-30-2019 unplaced genomic scaffold, Oket_V2 Un_contig_3382_pilon_pilon, whole genome shotgun sequence:
- the LOC127923961 gene encoding uncharacterized protein LOC127923961 isoform X1, giving the protein MEQDAVKRNKVKTKRTKRNKVEQITDTDAGPSTSVEFSGMTIQGTSHEGQSNEKILSECVSRACQTRALDLPPIDPDAFNPIIIRFLEKLTEEQWRHLNIGRMDPVMRALLAEMCLEIVRFVSEAILEVIIPAIFRFVRIYSHVSPVSGKSLTESERSSSTSLKVYKRGSSKSSRSCTAKSSSSRNGSQTVLPNTQGDRESISSEPLRDFFGITEDSLLTGVQDSFKESLNNVLCIQREGQVDTQSLSRVIVGEVSKKVNSIISVAIQTPISGQMSPVIFASGGVSRTKVVEEMVSLVSNILQMYINGKSVEQSVVLREDGVEEVQTKATESIREIVKRFRGCTSCCSGTTSSSPTPRIGEIRDLMIDPEGSELVSTFVSDMDNLTQFIRASCSPAQSEQILLENHQSKIWSYTVGCYYDMKNMLKRILTCPEKGDLASTFVKSTKDSFTMVPTFCLDFDHSSNGEADTSDSISCKPLLITPSSMNKQKGQSETPKPLKKYLQDQVLLDTTKAIASQVLVLYKTEVMEKFSSSVGECDSEESLEAILFVDGIMSDLNDFTSSCSPSPSELLDSEQYLSHLTFPLGLQGSTTNIESTQNLPVINMKKLSSVSFQTKARKAVSEALRSINPFTNSLLGDSEASKLLDTFVTDVETVVQSMQAHESEHFQISKVSTLSAARIIYHRFREMLRRFLIPCQDNVKVIDGVTPIHDDTLKQAPSESLDSQVTCNSDSLEIQADLQACTKEVISQILTVYHSEESMEECFSSLKGDTEDLSKLLDAVVSQIDVLAASKSYLSVDDYAVNTQDNLHGEINNDEEEASSRSLKSTALDKLCTEEFQTKASHMAGGILQSGLIGIVNTSLDGRSADICAESSNDGDDRDVKILQKSGTPPLFTSSLHTNSAASNIVISITKDLNSFTQMTKMSDASVSGQLERSLSASTLPVSVHNGANVKGKIIWPGTVNLFNNVFTKVKDFFAQQQPVLLDNVVEAPKHVESVCRTATSTQMTYSEHEGSQTSMVNYSKALISQTLMTIQRRVSMSERMSTSEKGLLTRSIVGSMLEDVDMVRTDGHEIHRPSSSKSSLSITSAMTRGSQSDFTNSLPGTPVPNDWPVEIYCPIIRSSVIDMSDSSTHSQGSTNYTRQTISAIVDTVMEVIPREDTEHIATADDVTSFTRRLARLSPRDSLQNFSHELTDKVYELIKSHNTPQALFVPAGKSVSDSILLKLKTGLNASEESREFPSDLVYSFTTESIKRLLQQIVFWPPPPSQGSDFCQTIISDGSLQETSRLMPSSSSISISSSQVFCDTKSIFTNIMVNQVMDTCSVVSNSSEELSELMNIINGLSPTDPGTLDSDRPALMTTSRQSSSKSLPRPSLSGSSTHNGGTVDIQVLGEVESKMDNKDLEMSSVSVHPSTPSAVDSDTHASFDSTSNDYTSLVLLLIVRLLSMITPITLLESSDIGETSRVLTKRILSEFCGTSGLEPTQAYPQNLKIKKIFKAVYMGLLQEFGSEKMLQVAMKSTDYAFDDALVKSLTRELLIKCNEASSSPPSMTQLSSHNALGSDEVGNSGLPTTGIKEKKRGRFSALCGLNPKCTKKVNKKNHCTPTPSQNQTPAVSETAIVNDQESCRTESICSTKKKPRKRSLISRMFSAIGKAFSSPFTSCYKKKST; this is encoded by the exons ATGGAGCAGGATGCCGTGAAGAGAAATAAAGTCAAG ACCAAGAGGACCAAGAGAAACAAAGTGGAGCAGATCACTGATACAGATGCAG GTCCCTCTACATCTGTGGAATTTTCTGGGATGACAATTCAGGGGACATCTCACGAGGGACAATCTAATGAAAAGATCCTGAGTGAGTGTGTCTCCAGGGCCTGTCAGACCAGGGCTCTTGACCTCCCGCCAATCGATCCGGATGCTTTCAACCCGATTATCATCCGGTTTCTGGAAAAACTTACTGAGGA GCAATGGAGGCATTTAAACATTGGCAGGATGGACCCT GTGATGAGGGCATTGCTTGCAGAGATGTGCCTGGAGATTGTGCGGTTTGTATCTGAGGCCATCCTGGAGGTCATCATCCCTGCAATTTTCCGTTTTGTACGGATATACAGCCATGTGTCTCCAGTATCCGGCAAGTCTCTGACAGAATCAGAGAGATCCTCTAGCACAAGCCTGAAGGTTTACAAGAGAGGCAGCAGCAAATCCTCAAGGTCTTGCACGGCCAAATCAAGCTCCTCTCGCAATGG GTCTCAGACAGTGTTGCCAAATACTCAGGGAGATCGTGAGTCTATATCATCTGAGCCACTCAGGGACTTTTTTGGGATCACTGAGGACAGTCTCCTCACTGGTGTCCAGGATTCCTTCAAAGAGTCGCTGAACAATGTCCTCTGTATCCAAAGAGAGGGCCAGGTAGACACTCAAAGTCTATCCCGGGTTATTGTTGGAGAAGTGTCAAAGAAGGTCAATTCCATAATCTCTGTGGCCATCCAAACTCCCATCTCTGGCCAAATGTCCCCTGTCATTTTTGCCAGTGGTGGTGTCTCCAGAACCAAGGTTGTTGAGGAGATGGTGTCTCTCGTTTCCAACATACTTCAGATGTATATTAATGGGAAGAGTGTTGAGCAGAGTGTTGTTCTCAGAGAGGATGGTGTTGAGGAGGTTCAGACCAAGGCCACTGAATCGATCCGGGAGATTGTTAAAAGATTCAGGGGTTGTACATCATGTTGTTCTGGCACTACATCATCTAGTCCAACTCCTAGGATAGGTGAGATCAGAGACCTTATGATTGACCCTGAGGGCTCTGAGTTGGTAAGTACCTTTGTTTCAGACATGGACAATCTTACCCAGTTTATCAGGGCATCCTGCTCTCCTGCACAGAGTGAGCAGATCCTTCTTGAAAACCATCAGAGTAAGATCTGGTCTTACACTGTTGGCTGTTACTACGACATGAAAAATATGCTGAAGAGGATTCTTACCTGTCCAGAAAAAGGGGATCTCGCAAGTACATTTGTGAAGAGCACAAAAGATTCTTTCACAATGGTTCCAACTTTTTGCCTGGACTTCGATCATTCCAGTAATGGTGAGGCTGACACATCGGACTCCATTTCTTGTAAACCACTTTTAATAACCCCCTCATCTATGAATAAACAAAAAGGACAAAGTGAGACCCCAAAACCTCTCAAAAAGTATTTGCAAGACCAAGTCCTCCTTGACACCACAAAAGCGATTGCCAGCCAGGTTCTAGTGTTGTATAAGACTGAGGTGATGGAGAAGTTCTCATCTTCTGTTGGAGAGTGTGATTCTGAAGAGTCTCTGGAGGCCATTCTATTTGTGGATGGCATCATGTCTGACTTGAATGATTTCACCAGTTCTTGTTCCCCCTCACCATCTGAGTTGTTAGACAGTGAACAATATCTCTCCCATCTCACTTTTCCACTTGGTCTGCAGGGCAGCACCACCAACATTGAATCTACCCAGAATCTTCCAGTTATAAATATGAAGAAACTCTCCAGTGTGTCTTTCCAGACAAAGGCTAGAAAGGCAGTGAGTGAAGCTCTGAGATCTATCAACCCCTTTACAAACAGCTTACTGGGAGACTCTGAAGCATCTAAATTGCTGGACACTTTTGTAACAGATGTGGAGACTGTTGTTCAGTCCATGCAGGCACATGAATCTGAACATTTCCAAATTTCAAAAGTGAGCACCCTTTCTGCTGCTCGTATTATATACCATAGATTTCGAGAAATGCTGAGGCGGTTTCTCATTCCCTGCCAAGACAATGTAAAGGTCATCGATGGTGTTACACCAATACATGATGACACTCTCAAACAGGCTCCGAGTGAAAGTTTAGATTCTCAGGTGACTTGTAATAGTGATTCTCTTGAAATCCAAGCGGACCTTCAAGCCTGTACCAAGGAGGTCATTAGTCAAATCCTCACTGTGTATCACTCTGAGGAATCCATGGAGGAATGCTTCTCTAGCCTAAAAGGAGATACAGAAGACCTGTCCAAGCTTTTGGATGCCGTTGTTTCTCAGATTGACGTCCTTGCCGCCTCCAAATCATATTTATCTGTTGATGACTATGCTGTCAATACACAGGACAATTTGCATGGTGAGATCAACAATGATGAGGAGGAGGCATCCTCTAGAAGTCTTAAATCCACAGCCCTTGACAAACTATGTACTGAGGAGTTTCAAACTAAAGCCTCACATATGGCTGGTGGGATCCTTCAATCAGGGTTAATTGGCATTGTAAATACCAGCCTTGATGGTAGAAGTGCAGACATTTGTGCAGAGTCcagtaatgatggtgatgatagagATGTCAAAATCCTTCAGAAGAGTGGAACTCCACCTTTGTTCACCTCTTCTCTGCACACCAATTCTGCAGCATCCAACATCGTCATAAGCATCACGAAAGACCTTAATAGCTTCACCCAGATGACTAAAATGTCTGATGCGTCAGTGTCTGGCCAGTTAGAGAGATCCCTGTCAGCTTCAACCCTTCCTGTCAGTGTTCACAACGGGGCCAATGTGAAAGGAAAGATCATTTGGCCAGGCACTGTTAACCTGTTCAACAATGTGTTCACCAAGGTCAAGGATTTTTTTGCCCAGCAACAACCGGTCCTCCTAGACAATGTGGTTGAGGCCCCCAAACATGTCGAATCCGTATGCAGAACAGCTACTTCTACACAAATGACTTACAGTGAACATGAAGGCAGCCAGACCAGCATGGTAAATTATTCCAAAGCCTTAATTAGTCAGACTCTGATGACAATCCAGAGGAGAGTGTCTATGTCAGAGAGGATGAGCACTTCAGAGAAAGGCCTCTTGACTCGTTCCATTGTGGGCTCCATGTTGGAGGATGTTGACATGGTGAGAACTGATGGACACGAGATACACCGGCCATCCTCCTCAAAGTCCTCCCTGTCCATCACCTCTGCCATGACCAGAGGGTCTCAGAGTGATTTTACAAATTCTCTTCCAGGCACTCCAGTCCCCAATGACTGGCCTGTTGAAATCTATTGTCCTATCATTAGGAGTTCGGTCATTGATATGAGTGACTCCTCAACTCATTCACAAGGGTCAACAAATTACACAAGGCAAACCATCTCTGCCATAGTTGACACTGTTATGGAGGTCATTCCAAGAGAAGATACAGAACACATAGCCACTGCAGATGATGTCACTTCTTTTACAAGAAGACTTGCGAGACTCAGCCCCAGGGACAGTCTTCAGAACTTCTCACATGAGCTCACTGACAAAGTTTATGAGCTCATAAAAAGTCACAACACCCCCCAGGCTCTTTTTGTGCCAGCTGGCAAGAGCGTGTCTGACTCTATTCTTTTGAAGCTGAAGACAGGATTGAATGCTTCTGAAGAATCCAGGGAGTTTCCATCTGACCTTGTGTACTCCTTTACTACGGAGTCAATAAAACGTCTGCTACAGCAGATTGTCTTCTGGCCGCCTCCACCATCACAAGGATCCGATTTCTGCCAAACTATCATCTCTGATGGCTCTCTGCAGGAAACAAGTCGGCTTATGCCGAGCTCTTCTTCCATCTCCATTAGTTCCTCACAGGTTTTCTGTGACACAAAGAGTATTTTCACCAATATAATGGTCAATCAGGTCATGGATACCTGTTCTGTGGTCTCCAATTCATCAGAAGAATTATCAGAGTTGATGAACATAATCAATGGGTTGTCCCCAACTGATCCTGGAACACTTGACTCTGACAGACCGGCTCTCATGACCACTAGCCGTCAGTCTAGTTCCAAATCATTGCCtagaccctctctgtctggcAGCAGCACACACAACGGTGGAACTGTGGATATTCAAGTTTTAGGAGAGGTGGAATCCAAGATGGACAACAAAGATCTGGAGATGTCTAGTGTCTCTGTGCATCCATCAACTCCATCAGCCGTGGACTCTGATACACATGCATCATTTGACTCCACTAGCAATGACTACACCTCTTTGGTACTTTTACTGATTGTTAGATTGCTGTCAATGATCACCCCTATCACATTACTGGAATCCTCTGACATTGGTGAAACATCAAGAGTTCTCACAAAGAGGATTCTGTCTGAGTTCTGTGGCACCTCAGGCCTTGAACCAACTCAAGCCTACCCCCAGAATCTGAAAATCAAAAAGATTTTCAAGGCTGTCTACATGGGGCTTCTTCAAGAATTCGGGTCAGAGAAGATGCTCCAGGTTGCAATGAAGTCAACGGATTATGCATTTGACGATGCCCTGGTCAAATCATTAACGAGGGAACTACTAATTAAATGCAATGAGGCGAGCTCTTCACCTCCCTCCATGACACAGTTGTCATCACACAATGCACTTGGCAGTGACGAGGTAGGTAATTCTGGGCTTCCAACAACTGGTATAAAggaaaagaagagaggaagatTCAGCGCTCTCTGTGGACTCAATCCAAAG TGTACAAAGAAGGTCAACAAGAAGAACCACTGCACTCCAACACCTTCCCAGAACCAGACCCCTGCCGTCAGTGAAACAG CAATTGTCAATGATCAAGAATCCTGCCGAACAGAGAGTATATGCTCCACCAAGAAGAAACCAAGGAAGCGTTCGCTCATTTCCAGGATGTTTTCAGCTATAGGCAAAGCCTTTTCCAGTCCCTTTACTTCCTGCTATAAAAAGAAGAGCACCTAA
- the LOC127923961 gene encoding uncharacterized protein LOC127923961 isoform X2, translated as MEQDAVKRNKVKTKRTKRNKVEQITDTDAGPSTSVEFSGMTIQGTSHEGQSNEKILSECVSRACQTRALDLPPIDPDAFNPIIIRFLEKLTEEQWRHLNIGRMDPVMRALLAEMCLEIVRFVSEAILEVIIPAIFRFVRIYSHVSPVSGKSLTESERSSSTSLKVYKRGSSKSSRSCTAKSSSSRNGSQTVLPNTQGDRESISSEPLRDFFGITEDSLLTGVQDSFKESLNNVLCIQREGQVDTQSLSRVIVGEVSKKVNSIISVAIQTPISGQMSPVIFASGGVSRTKVVEEMVSLVSNILQMYINGKSVEQSVVLREDGVEEVQTKATESIREIVKRFRGCTSCCSGTTSSSPTPRIGEIRDLMIDPEGSELVSTFVSDMDNLTQFIRASCSPAQSEQILLENHQSKIWSYTVGCYYDMKNMLKRILTCPEKGDLASTFVKSTKDSFTMVPTFCLDFDHSSNGEADTSDSISCKPLLITPSSMNKQKGQSETPKPLKKYLQDQVLLDTTKAIASQVLVLYKTEVMEKFSSSVGECDSEESLEAILFVDGIMSDLNDFTSSCSPSPSELLDSEQYLSHLTFPLGLQGSTTNIESTQNLPVINMKKLSSVSFQTKARKAVSEALRSINPFTNSLLGDSEASKLLDTFVTDVETVVQSMQAHESEHFQISKVSTLSAARIIYHRFREMLRRFLIPCQDNVKVIDGVTPIHDDTLKQAPSESLDSQVTCNSDSLEIQADLQACTKEVISQILTVYHSEESMEECFSSLKGDTEDLSKLLDAVVSQIDVLAASKSYLSVDDYAVNTQDNLHGEINNDEEEASSRSLKSTALDKLCTEEFQTKASHMAGGILQSGLIGIVNTSLDGRSADICAESSNDGDDRDVKILQKSGTPPLFTSSLHTNSAASNIVISITKDLNSFTQMTKMSDASVSGQLERSLSASTLPVSVHNGANVKGKIIWPGTVNLFNNVFTKVKDFFAQQQPVLLDNVVEAPKHVESVCRTATSTQMTYSEHEGSQTSMVNYSKALISQTLMTIQRRVSMSERMSTSEKGLLTRSIVGSMLEDVDMVRTDGHEIHRPSSSKSSLSITSAMTRGSQSDFTNSLPGTPVPNDWPVEIYCPIIRSSVIDMSDSSTHSQGSTNYTRQTISAIVDTVMEVIPREDTEHIATADDVTSFTRRLARLSPRDSLQNFSHELTDKVYELIKSHNTPQALFVPAGKSVSDSILLKLKTGLNASEESREFPSDLVYSFTTESIKRLLQQIVFWPPPPSQGSDFCQTIISDGSLQETSRLMPSSSSISISSSQVFCDTKSIFTNIMVNQVMDTCSVVSNSSEELSELMNIINGLSPTDPGTLDSDRPALMTTSRQSSSKSLPRPSLSGSSTHNGGTVDIQVLGEVESKMDNKDLEMSSVSVHPSTPSAVDSDTHASFDSTSNDYTSLVLLLIVRLLSMITPITLLESSDIGETSRVLTKRILSEFCGTSGLEPTQAYPQNLKIKKIFKAVYMGLLQEFGSEKMLQVAMKSTDYAFDDALVKSLTRELLIKCNEASSSPPSMTQLSSHNALGSDEVGNSGLPTTGIKEKKRGRFSALCGLNPKCTKKVNKKNHCTPTPSQNQTPAVSETGAAAHWPPKPAK; from the exons ATGGAGCAGGATGCCGTGAAGAGAAATAAAGTCAAG ACCAAGAGGACCAAGAGAAACAAAGTGGAGCAGATCACTGATACAGATGCAG GTCCCTCTACATCTGTGGAATTTTCTGGGATGACAATTCAGGGGACATCTCACGAGGGACAATCTAATGAAAAGATCCTGAGTGAGTGTGTCTCCAGGGCCTGTCAGACCAGGGCTCTTGACCTCCCGCCAATCGATCCGGATGCTTTCAACCCGATTATCATCCGGTTTCTGGAAAAACTTACTGAGGA GCAATGGAGGCATTTAAACATTGGCAGGATGGACCCT GTGATGAGGGCATTGCTTGCAGAGATGTGCCTGGAGATTGTGCGGTTTGTATCTGAGGCCATCCTGGAGGTCATCATCCCTGCAATTTTCCGTTTTGTACGGATATACAGCCATGTGTCTCCAGTATCCGGCAAGTCTCTGACAGAATCAGAGAGATCCTCTAGCACAAGCCTGAAGGTTTACAAGAGAGGCAGCAGCAAATCCTCAAGGTCTTGCACGGCCAAATCAAGCTCCTCTCGCAATGG GTCTCAGACAGTGTTGCCAAATACTCAGGGAGATCGTGAGTCTATATCATCTGAGCCACTCAGGGACTTTTTTGGGATCACTGAGGACAGTCTCCTCACTGGTGTCCAGGATTCCTTCAAAGAGTCGCTGAACAATGTCCTCTGTATCCAAAGAGAGGGCCAGGTAGACACTCAAAGTCTATCCCGGGTTATTGTTGGAGAAGTGTCAAAGAAGGTCAATTCCATAATCTCTGTGGCCATCCAAACTCCCATCTCTGGCCAAATGTCCCCTGTCATTTTTGCCAGTGGTGGTGTCTCCAGAACCAAGGTTGTTGAGGAGATGGTGTCTCTCGTTTCCAACATACTTCAGATGTATATTAATGGGAAGAGTGTTGAGCAGAGTGTTGTTCTCAGAGAGGATGGTGTTGAGGAGGTTCAGACCAAGGCCACTGAATCGATCCGGGAGATTGTTAAAAGATTCAGGGGTTGTACATCATGTTGTTCTGGCACTACATCATCTAGTCCAACTCCTAGGATAGGTGAGATCAGAGACCTTATGATTGACCCTGAGGGCTCTGAGTTGGTAAGTACCTTTGTTTCAGACATGGACAATCTTACCCAGTTTATCAGGGCATCCTGCTCTCCTGCACAGAGTGAGCAGATCCTTCTTGAAAACCATCAGAGTAAGATCTGGTCTTACACTGTTGGCTGTTACTACGACATGAAAAATATGCTGAAGAGGATTCTTACCTGTCCAGAAAAAGGGGATCTCGCAAGTACATTTGTGAAGAGCACAAAAGATTCTTTCACAATGGTTCCAACTTTTTGCCTGGACTTCGATCATTCCAGTAATGGTGAGGCTGACACATCGGACTCCATTTCTTGTAAACCACTTTTAATAACCCCCTCATCTATGAATAAACAAAAAGGACAAAGTGAGACCCCAAAACCTCTCAAAAAGTATTTGCAAGACCAAGTCCTCCTTGACACCACAAAAGCGATTGCCAGCCAGGTTCTAGTGTTGTATAAGACTGAGGTGATGGAGAAGTTCTCATCTTCTGTTGGAGAGTGTGATTCTGAAGAGTCTCTGGAGGCCATTCTATTTGTGGATGGCATCATGTCTGACTTGAATGATTTCACCAGTTCTTGTTCCCCCTCACCATCTGAGTTGTTAGACAGTGAACAATATCTCTCCCATCTCACTTTTCCACTTGGTCTGCAGGGCAGCACCACCAACATTGAATCTACCCAGAATCTTCCAGTTATAAATATGAAGAAACTCTCCAGTGTGTCTTTCCAGACAAAGGCTAGAAAGGCAGTGAGTGAAGCTCTGAGATCTATCAACCCCTTTACAAACAGCTTACTGGGAGACTCTGAAGCATCTAAATTGCTGGACACTTTTGTAACAGATGTGGAGACTGTTGTTCAGTCCATGCAGGCACATGAATCTGAACATTTCCAAATTTCAAAAGTGAGCACCCTTTCTGCTGCTCGTATTATATACCATAGATTTCGAGAAATGCTGAGGCGGTTTCTCATTCCCTGCCAAGACAATGTAAAGGTCATCGATGGTGTTACACCAATACATGATGACACTCTCAAACAGGCTCCGAGTGAAAGTTTAGATTCTCAGGTGACTTGTAATAGTGATTCTCTTGAAATCCAAGCGGACCTTCAAGCCTGTACCAAGGAGGTCATTAGTCAAATCCTCACTGTGTATCACTCTGAGGAATCCATGGAGGAATGCTTCTCTAGCCTAAAAGGAGATACAGAAGACCTGTCCAAGCTTTTGGATGCCGTTGTTTCTCAGATTGACGTCCTTGCCGCCTCCAAATCATATTTATCTGTTGATGACTATGCTGTCAATACACAGGACAATTTGCATGGTGAGATCAACAATGATGAGGAGGAGGCATCCTCTAGAAGTCTTAAATCCACAGCCCTTGACAAACTATGTACTGAGGAGTTTCAAACTAAAGCCTCACATATGGCTGGTGGGATCCTTCAATCAGGGTTAATTGGCATTGTAAATACCAGCCTTGATGGTAGAAGTGCAGACATTTGTGCAGAGTCcagtaatgatggtgatgatagagATGTCAAAATCCTTCAGAAGAGTGGAACTCCACCTTTGTTCACCTCTTCTCTGCACACCAATTCTGCAGCATCCAACATCGTCATAAGCATCACGAAAGACCTTAATAGCTTCACCCAGATGACTAAAATGTCTGATGCGTCAGTGTCTGGCCAGTTAGAGAGATCCCTGTCAGCTTCAACCCTTCCTGTCAGTGTTCACAACGGGGCCAATGTGAAAGGAAAGATCATTTGGCCAGGCACTGTTAACCTGTTCAACAATGTGTTCACCAAGGTCAAGGATTTTTTTGCCCAGCAACAACCGGTCCTCCTAGACAATGTGGTTGAGGCCCCCAAACATGTCGAATCCGTATGCAGAACAGCTACTTCTACACAAATGACTTACAGTGAACATGAAGGCAGCCAGACCAGCATGGTAAATTATTCCAAAGCCTTAATTAGTCAGACTCTGATGACAATCCAGAGGAGAGTGTCTATGTCAGAGAGGATGAGCACTTCAGAGAAAGGCCTCTTGACTCGTTCCATTGTGGGCTCCATGTTGGAGGATGTTGACATGGTGAGAACTGATGGACACGAGATACACCGGCCATCCTCCTCAAAGTCCTCCCTGTCCATCACCTCTGCCATGACCAGAGGGTCTCAGAGTGATTTTACAAATTCTCTTCCAGGCACTCCAGTCCCCAATGACTGGCCTGTTGAAATCTATTGTCCTATCATTAGGAGTTCGGTCATTGATATGAGTGACTCCTCAACTCATTCACAAGGGTCAACAAATTACACAAGGCAAACCATCTCTGCCATAGTTGACACTGTTATGGAGGTCATTCCAAGAGAAGATACAGAACACATAGCCACTGCAGATGATGTCACTTCTTTTACAAGAAGACTTGCGAGACTCAGCCCCAGGGACAGTCTTCAGAACTTCTCACATGAGCTCACTGACAAAGTTTATGAGCTCATAAAAAGTCACAACACCCCCCAGGCTCTTTTTGTGCCAGCTGGCAAGAGCGTGTCTGACTCTATTCTTTTGAAGCTGAAGACAGGATTGAATGCTTCTGAAGAATCCAGGGAGTTTCCATCTGACCTTGTGTACTCCTTTACTACGGAGTCAATAAAACGTCTGCTACAGCAGATTGTCTTCTGGCCGCCTCCACCATCACAAGGATCCGATTTCTGCCAAACTATCATCTCTGATGGCTCTCTGCAGGAAACAAGTCGGCTTATGCCGAGCTCTTCTTCCATCTCCATTAGTTCCTCACAGGTTTTCTGTGACACAAAGAGTATTTTCACCAATATAATGGTCAATCAGGTCATGGATACCTGTTCTGTGGTCTCCAATTCATCAGAAGAATTATCAGAGTTGATGAACATAATCAATGGGTTGTCCCCAACTGATCCTGGAACACTTGACTCTGACAGACCGGCTCTCATGACCACTAGCCGTCAGTCTAGTTCCAAATCATTGCCtagaccctctctgtctggcAGCAGCACACACAACGGTGGAACTGTGGATATTCAAGTTTTAGGAGAGGTGGAATCCAAGATGGACAACAAAGATCTGGAGATGTCTAGTGTCTCTGTGCATCCATCAACTCCATCAGCCGTGGACTCTGATACACATGCATCATTTGACTCCACTAGCAATGACTACACCTCTTTGGTACTTTTACTGATTGTTAGATTGCTGTCAATGATCACCCCTATCACATTACTGGAATCCTCTGACATTGGTGAAACATCAAGAGTTCTCACAAAGAGGATTCTGTCTGAGTTCTGTGGCACCTCAGGCCTTGAACCAACTCAAGCCTACCCCCAGAATCTGAAAATCAAAAAGATTTTCAAGGCTGTCTACATGGGGCTTCTTCAAGAATTCGGGTCAGAGAAGATGCTCCAGGTTGCAATGAAGTCAACGGATTATGCATTTGACGATGCCCTGGTCAAATCATTAACGAGGGAACTACTAATTAAATGCAATGAGGCGAGCTCTTCACCTCCCTCCATGACACAGTTGTCATCACACAATGCACTTGGCAGTGACGAGGTAGGTAATTCTGGGCTTCCAACAACTGGTATAAAggaaaagaagagaggaagatTCAGCGCTCTCTGTGGACTCAATCCAAAG TGTACAAAGAAGGTCAACAAGAAGAACCACTGCACTCCAACACCTTCCCAGAACCAGACCCCTGCCGTCAGTGAAACAG GCGCAGCAGCACACTGGCCTCCAAAGCCTGCAAAATAA